One Anas platyrhynchos isolate ZD024472 breed Pekin duck chromosome 2, IASCAAS_PekinDuck_T2T, whole genome shotgun sequence DNA segment encodes these proteins:
- the ADNP2 gene encoding activity-dependent neuroprotector homeobox protein 2 isoform X2: MDQELVVPCPKCTFASEPKIVGKHIRMFHSSNKRIQNYTVSILDGMKQFRSDIINFTCLKCNFTDTLYYNMKKHVLMNHFENLISIYFGQRPDESEENSVEHYCKKCNASANSQDSLMYHVLTSETHRDLENKLRSVISEHIKKPGLVKQMHIAPKPPQSAAAPAPSSGPPAAPAGSITAPACIQLALPQNNQNQTVVQSKPVQNTVRSLTVPSASGSVPHTTSAPIVTPSHVTLVSSHLPVGQNSVSIQPSPSQPIIVSHRLPLNQPVRTTAVPLHHSVGTLSRPVAPAVIPLNQPVGPGLFPINQPIGTINSPVAAATLPVTQPVSPANQLVAPGVLPVNQPVAPAVLSVNHSVGNVNRPTGPGVLPVAQTVAPGVLQLNQPVAPGVVPVGPGFLQLNQPVAPAVIPVNQPVRPAVSQNAAFLTAGSILRQLIPTGKQVNGIPTYTLAPVSVTLPVPPGGGVATVTPPQMPIQLMQSGAVTQLSQSPASAPSPPVLLTSQNLSLQAPPPRPETSQAVRQAKQWKTCPVCNELFPSNVYEVHMEVAHKHGEVKMKDTQQPDKLAACAPFLRWMTEKTVRCYSCKCFLCEEELMKHLLMHGLACLFCTVTFHDLKSLVEHNKTTHNGKKQLHADYSNRGFQLGNEAQGDLVFPHFDFSTVLPKEDIGEKEVHLAVLAGVNWRTLVPVYIKVKPQAAAEVNNRYSKKVLTCPFCFGTFISQRTYEMHLKERHHIMPTVHTILKSPAFKCIHCCGVYTGNMTLTAIAVHLLRCRSAPKDSNSSMKMQLERTEKKELLFVNGEKHDSVILKRKLSDSCFVAEDQRNKEQQSLSLCTGIALSPEEELYSGLVPFKRQKVNRTEIKKIPSSEDLHILAVDPKQYDHNSYDAQKQFLTDYFHERPYPSKKELELLSSLLYGWKIDVASFFGKRRSTCLKAINNHKPSVLLGFSMSELKNIKHSLNIKDEALDM; the protein is encoded by the coding sequence ATGGACCAAGAGCTTGTGGTTCCTTGCCCAAAATGTACATTTGCTTCTGAGCCAAAAATAGTGGGAAAACATATCCGGATGTTTCATTCATCTAATAAGAGAATACAGAACTATACAGTCAGCATTTTGGATGGCATGAAACAATTCAGGAGTGATATCATAAACTTCACGTGTCTAAAATGTAACTTTACAGACACATTGTACTATAATATGAAGAAACATGTTCTGATGAACCACTTTGAAAACTTAATAAGTATATATTTTGGCCAGAGACCTGATGAAAGTGAAGAGAATTCTGTTGAGCACTACTGTAAAAAATGTAATGCTTCTGCAAACAGCCAGGATTCTTTAATGTATCATGTCTTGACATCTGAAACACACAGAGACCTGGAGAACAAACTTCGGTCCGTGATTTCAGAACACATTAAGAAACCTGGACTTGTGAAACAAATGCATATTGCTCCAAAGCCTCCCCAAAGTGCGGCTGCGCCTGCTCCATCTTCAgggcctcctgcagccccagcaggttCCATCACAGCTCCAGCTTGCATCCAACTTGCACTTCCACAGAACAATCAAAACCAGACTGTGGTGCAGTCAAAACCAGTTCAGAACACAGTCAGATCTCTGACTGTTCCAAGTGCCTCTGGTAGTGTTCCACATACAACTTCTGCTCCCATTGTTACCCCATCACACGTTACTCTTGTATCCAGTCATCTTCCTGTAGGTCAGAATAGTGTTAGTATTCAGCCATCACCTTCTCAGCCTATAATTGTTTCTCACAGGCTTCCTCTTAATCAGCCTGTCAGGACGACGGCTGTTCCTCTTCATCATTCTGTTGGGACCCTAAGCAGACCCGTGGCCCCTGCAGTTATTCCTCTTAATCAACCTGTCGGGCCCGGACTCTTTCCTATTAATCAGCCTATTGGTACTATAAATAGTCCAGTTGCAGCTGCGACATTACCTGTAACTCAGCCTGTCAGCCCTGCGAATCAGCTGGTGGCACCGGGAGTGCTCCCAGTGAATCAGCCAGTCGCACCGGCAGTTCTCTCTGTCAACCACTCGGTTGGGAATGTGAACAGGCCCACAGGTCCCGGAGTCCTTCCCGTGGCTCAGACAGTTGCCCCAGGGGTTCTCCAGCTTAATCAGCCTGTCGCACCTGGAGTTGTTCCTGTCGGACCTGGGTTTCTTCAGCTTAATCAACCTGTTGCCCCAGCAGTTATCCCTGTAAATCAGCCAGTTAGACCCGCAGTTTcccaaaatgcagcttttttgaCTGCAGGTTCTATACTTCGGCAGTTGATCCCAACCGGGAAGCAGGTTAATGGGATACCTACATACACGCTTGCCCCAGTTTCAGTTACTTTGCCTGTACCTCCTGGTGGTGGAGTAGCAACAGTTACTCCACCACAAATGCCTATCCAACTAATGCAGTCTGGAGCAGTAACTCAATTATCTCAGTCACCAGCTAGTGCACCCTCTCCGCCTGTGCTTTTGACGTCTCAAAATCTATCATTACAAGCTCCCCCACCTCGTCCTGAAACAAGTCAGGCTGTCAGACAGGCTAAGCAATGGAAGACTTGCCCTGTTTGCAATGAGCTCTTCCCGTCAAACGTGTATGAGGTACACATGGAAGTGGCCCACAAACACGGTGAAGTAAAAATGAAGGATACACAGCAACCTGACAAACTTGCAGCTTGTGCACCCTTTCTAAGGTGGATGACAGAGAAGACTGTCCGGTGTTATTCTTGTAAGTGTTTTCTCTGTGAGGAAGAGCTCATGAAACATCTCTTGATGCACGGCTTAGCTTGCTTGTTTTGCACAGTTACTTTCCATGACTTAAAAAGCCTCGTGGAGCACAATAAAACTACTCATAATGGGAAAAAGCAGTTACATGCAGACTATAGCAACAGAGGATTTCAGTTAGGTAATGAGGCTCAGGGTGACCTTGTATTTCCTCACTTTGATTTCAGTACAGTGTTACCAAAAGAAGACATTGGTGAAAAAGAAGTACATTTGGCAGTGCTTGCTGGAGTAAATTGGAGGACGCTAGTCCCGGTTTACATCAAAGTGAAacctcaggcagcagcagaagtgaaCAACAGGTACAGCAAGAAAGTGTTAACCTGTCCCTTTTGTTTTGGAACATTTATTAGTCAAAGAACCTATGAAATGCATTTGAAAGAAAGGCATCATATTATGCCAACTGTACATACAATTCTAAAGTCTCCTGCTTTCAAGTGCATCCACTGTTGTGGTGTGTACACTGGAAATATGACTCTAACAGCTATTGCTGTGCATTTGCTCCGTTgtagaagtgctcccaaagacAGCAACTCAAGCATGAAGATGCAGCTTGAACGTACTGAGAAAAAAGAGTTACTGTTTGTGAATGGTGAAAAGCATGATTCCGTGATACTGAAAAGGAAGCTATCTGATTCCTGTTTCGTTGCAGAAGACCAAAGGAATAAGGAACAGCAGTCTCTGAGCTTATGTACTGGCATAGCTCTATCTCCAGAGGAAGAATTGTATTCAGGGCTAGTGCCTTTCAAACGACAGAAGGTTAATAGGACTGAGATAAAGAAAATTCCTTCCAGTGAGGATCTGCATATTCTAGCAGTAGATCCTAAACAATATGATCACAATTCGTatgatgctcagaaacagtttttGACAGACTACTTTCACGAGAGGCCCTATCCTTCAAAAAAAGAATTGGAATTGCTATCCTCGCTGCTGTATGGTTGGAAAATTGATGTTGCGTCATTTTTTGGGAAAAGGAGGAGTACGTGCTTAAAGGCAATAAATAATCACAAACCATCTGTGCTGCTGGGTTTCAGTATGTCTGAACTAAAAAACATTAAGCACAGTTTGAATATAAAAGATGAAGCATTAGATATGTAA
- the ADNP2 gene encoding activity-dependent neuroprotector homeobox protein 2 isoform X1, translating into MFQIPVQNLDNIRKARKKVKGILVDLGLDSCRELLKNLKSFDPGEKYFCNTSWSDVSPWESVGKRKRYRTKPYCCSLCKFSSKLLTSFKNHLHRCHEDEMDQELVVPCPKCTFASEPKIVGKHIRMFHSSNKRIQNYTVSILDGMKQFRSDIINFTCLKCNFTDTLYYNMKKHVLMNHFENLISIYFGQRPDESEENSVEHYCKKCNASANSQDSLMYHVLTSETHRDLENKLRSVISEHIKKPGLVKQMHIAPKPPQSAAAPAPSSGPPAAPAGSITAPACIQLALPQNNQNQTVVQSKPVQNTVRSLTVPSASGSVPHTTSAPIVTPSHVTLVSSHLPVGQNSVSIQPSPSQPIIVSHRLPLNQPVRTTAVPLHHSVGTLSRPVAPAVIPLNQPVGPGLFPINQPIGTINSPVAAATLPVTQPVSPANQLVAPGVLPVNQPVAPAVLSVNHSVGNVNRPTGPGVLPVAQTVAPGVLQLNQPVAPGVVPVGPGFLQLNQPVAPAVIPVNQPVRPAVSQNAAFLTAGSILRQLIPTGKQVNGIPTYTLAPVSVTLPVPPGGGVATVTPPQMPIQLMQSGAVTQLSQSPASAPSPPVLLTSQNLSLQAPPPRPETSQAVRQAKQWKTCPVCNELFPSNVYEVHMEVAHKHGEVKMKDTQQPDKLAACAPFLRWMTEKTVRCYSCKCFLCEEELMKHLLMHGLACLFCTVTFHDLKSLVEHNKTTHNGKKQLHADYSNRGFQLGNEAQGDLVFPHFDFSTVLPKEDIGEKEVHLAVLAGVNWRTLVPVYIKVKPQAAAEVNNRYSKKVLTCPFCFGTFISQRTYEMHLKERHHIMPTVHTILKSPAFKCIHCCGVYTGNMTLTAIAVHLLRCRSAPKDSNSSMKMQLERTEKKELLFVNGEKHDSVILKRKLSDSCFVAEDQRNKEQQSLSLCTGIALSPEEELYSGLVPFKRQKVNRTEIKKIPSSEDLHILAVDPKQYDHNSYDAQKQFLTDYFHERPYPSKKELELLSSLLYGWKIDVASFFGKRRSTCLKAINNHKPSVLLGFSMSELKNIKHSLNIKDEALDM; encoded by the exons atgtttcaaattCCTGTTCAAAATCTTGATAACATCAGGAAGGCTCGAAAAAAGGTGAAGGGCATTCTTGTGGATCTTGGACTTGACAGCTGCAGGGAGTTGTTGAAG aatctTAAAAGTTTTGACCCAGGtgaaaaatacttctgcaaCACTTCATGGAGTGATGTCTCTCCTTGGGAGTCTGTGGGCAAAAGGAAG agGTACAGAACCAAGCCGTACTGCTGTAGTTTATGCAAGTTCTCATCAAAATTGCTTACTTCATTCAAGAATCACTTGCACCGTTGCCATGAAGATGAAATGGACCAAGAGCTTGTGGTTCCTTGCCCAAAATGTACATTTGCTTCTGAGCCAAAAATAGTGGGAAAACATATCCGGATGTTTCATTCATCTAATAAGAGAATACAGAACTATACAGTCAGCATTTTGGATGGCATGAAACAATTCAGGAGTGATATCATAAACTTCACGTGTCTAAAATGTAACTTTACAGACACATTGTACTATAATATGAAGAAACATGTTCTGATGAACCACTTTGAAAACTTAATAAGTATATATTTTGGCCAGAGACCTGATGAAAGTGAAGAGAATTCTGTTGAGCACTACTGTAAAAAATGTAATGCTTCTGCAAACAGCCAGGATTCTTTAATGTATCATGTCTTGACATCTGAAACACACAGAGACCTGGAGAACAAACTTCGGTCCGTGATTTCAGAACACATTAAGAAACCTGGACTTGTGAAACAAATGCATATTGCTCCAAAGCCTCCCCAAAGTGCGGCTGCGCCTGCTCCATCTTCAgggcctcctgcagccccagcaggttCCATCACAGCTCCAGCTTGCATCCAACTTGCACTTCCACAGAACAATCAAAACCAGACTGTGGTGCAGTCAAAACCAGTTCAGAACACAGTCAGATCTCTGACTGTTCCAAGTGCCTCTGGTAGTGTTCCACATACAACTTCTGCTCCCATTGTTACCCCATCACACGTTACTCTTGTATCCAGTCATCTTCCTGTAGGTCAGAATAGTGTTAGTATTCAGCCATCACCTTCTCAGCCTATAATTGTTTCTCACAGGCTTCCTCTTAATCAGCCTGTCAGGACGACGGCTGTTCCTCTTCATCATTCTGTTGGGACCCTAAGCAGACCCGTGGCCCCTGCAGTTATTCCTCTTAATCAACCTGTCGGGCCCGGACTCTTTCCTATTAATCAGCCTATTGGTACTATAAATAGTCCAGTTGCAGCTGCGACATTACCTGTAACTCAGCCTGTCAGCCCTGCGAATCAGCTGGTGGCACCGGGAGTGCTCCCAGTGAATCAGCCAGTCGCACCGGCAGTTCTCTCTGTCAACCACTCGGTTGGGAATGTGAACAGGCCCACAGGTCCCGGAGTCCTTCCCGTGGCTCAGACAGTTGCCCCAGGGGTTCTCCAGCTTAATCAGCCTGTCGCACCTGGAGTTGTTCCTGTCGGACCTGGGTTTCTTCAGCTTAATCAACCTGTTGCCCCAGCAGTTATCCCTGTAAATCAGCCAGTTAGACCCGCAGTTTcccaaaatgcagcttttttgaCTGCAGGTTCTATACTTCGGCAGTTGATCCCAACCGGGAAGCAGGTTAATGGGATACCTACATACACGCTTGCCCCAGTTTCAGTTACTTTGCCTGTACCTCCTGGTGGTGGAGTAGCAACAGTTACTCCACCACAAATGCCTATCCAACTAATGCAGTCTGGAGCAGTAACTCAATTATCTCAGTCACCAGCTAGTGCACCCTCTCCGCCTGTGCTTTTGACGTCTCAAAATCTATCATTACAAGCTCCCCCACCTCGTCCTGAAACAAGTCAGGCTGTCAGACAGGCTAAGCAATGGAAGACTTGCCCTGTTTGCAATGAGCTCTTCCCGTCAAACGTGTATGAGGTACACATGGAAGTGGCCCACAAACACGGTGAAGTAAAAATGAAGGATACACAGCAACCTGACAAACTTGCAGCTTGTGCACCCTTTCTAAGGTGGATGACAGAGAAGACTGTCCGGTGTTATTCTTGTAAGTGTTTTCTCTGTGAGGAAGAGCTCATGAAACATCTCTTGATGCACGGCTTAGCTTGCTTGTTTTGCACAGTTACTTTCCATGACTTAAAAAGCCTCGTGGAGCACAATAAAACTACTCATAATGGGAAAAAGCAGTTACATGCAGACTATAGCAACAGAGGATTTCAGTTAGGTAATGAGGCTCAGGGTGACCTTGTATTTCCTCACTTTGATTTCAGTACAGTGTTACCAAAAGAAGACATTGGTGAAAAAGAAGTACATTTGGCAGTGCTTGCTGGAGTAAATTGGAGGACGCTAGTCCCGGTTTACATCAAAGTGAAacctcaggcagcagcagaagtgaaCAACAGGTACAGCAAGAAAGTGTTAACCTGTCCCTTTTGTTTTGGAACATTTATTAGTCAAAGAACCTATGAAATGCATTTGAAAGAAAGGCATCATATTATGCCAACTGTACATACAATTCTAAAGTCTCCTGCTTTCAAGTGCATCCACTGTTGTGGTGTGTACACTGGAAATATGACTCTAACAGCTATTGCTGTGCATTTGCTCCGTTgtagaagtgctcccaaagacAGCAACTCAAGCATGAAGATGCAGCTTGAACGTACTGAGAAAAAAGAGTTACTGTTTGTGAATGGTGAAAAGCATGATTCCGTGATACTGAAAAGGAAGCTATCTGATTCCTGTTTCGTTGCAGAAGACCAAAGGAATAAGGAACAGCAGTCTCTGAGCTTATGTACTGGCATAGCTCTATCTCCAGAGGAAGAATTGTATTCAGGGCTAGTGCCTTTCAAACGACAGAAGGTTAATAGGACTGAGATAAAGAAAATTCCTTCCAGTGAGGATCTGCATATTCTAGCAGTAGATCCTAAACAATATGATCACAATTCGTatgatgctcagaaacagtttttGACAGACTACTTTCACGAGAGGCCCTATCCTTCAAAAAAAGAATTGGAATTGCTATCCTCGCTGCTGTATGGTTGGAAAATTGATGTTGCGTCATTTTTTGGGAAAAGGAGGAGTACGTGCTTAAAGGCAATAAATAATCACAAACCATCTGTGCTGCTGGGTTTCAGTATGTCTGAACTAAAAAACATTAAGCACAGTTTGAATATAAAAGATGAAGCATTAGATATGTAA